In the Dama dama isolate Ldn47 chromosome 13, ASM3311817v1, whole genome shotgun sequence genome, one interval contains:
- the LOC133068457 gene encoding large ribosomal subunit protein uL30-like encodes MLQKARRKLIYEKAKHYHKEYRQMYRTELRMARLAQKAGNFYVPVEPKLAFVIRIRGINGVSPKARKVLQLLCLRQIFSGTFVKLNKASIDMLRIVEPYIAWGYPHLKSVNELIYKHGYGKINKKRIALTDNALIARSLGKYGIICMEDLIHEIYTVGKSFKEANNFLWPFRLSSPPGGMKKKTTHFVEGGDAGNREDQINRLIRRMN; translated from the coding sequence ATGCTTCAAAAGGCAAGGAGGAAGCTTATTTATGAAAAAGCTAAGCATTACCATAAGGAATACAGGCAGATGTACAGAACTGAACTTCGAATGGCTAGGCTGGCACAAAAAGCCGGCAACTTCTATGTACCCGTGGAACCCAAATTGGCATTTGTCATCAGGATCAGAGGTATCAACGGTGTGAGCCCAAAGGCTCGAAAGGTATTGCAGCTCCTTTGCCTCCGGCAGATCTTCAGTGGCACCTTTGTGAAGCTCAACAAGGCATCAATTGACATGCTGAGAATTGTGGAGCCATACATTGCCTGGGGGTACCCACATCTGAAGTCTGTAAATGAATTGATCTACAAGCATGGTTATGGCAAAATCAACAAAAAGCGAATTGCCCTGACAGACAACGCATTGATTGCTCGATCTCTTGGGAAATACGGAATCATCTGCATGGAAGATCTGATTCATGAGATCTATACCGTTGGAAAAAGtttcaaagaagcaaacaacTTCCTGTGGCCCTTTAGATTGTCTTCTCCACCAGgtggaatgaagaaaaagaccACCCATTTTGTAGAAGGTGGAGATGCTGGCAACAGGGAAGACCAGATTAACAGGCTTATTAGAAGGATGAACTAA